From Hippoglossus stenolepis isolate QCI-W04-F060 chromosome 6, HSTE1.2, whole genome shotgun sequence, a single genomic window includes:
- the znf512b gene encoding zinc finger protein 512B isoform X3, whose translation MESPSAARLGKLSSSGLPKGRTPKHGHPQEPVRTTPVPENNNRHSPMCDEPAEGKRKGRPKAEVQELRSIPAHMIVQWKEEFKRRSRVKCPCSGCWLEFPSIYGVKYHYQRCQGATVAEKLSHGCPYCEAVFASKVRLQKHKLWNHPDRVTMEPKDEQHKLQKAPVKSNTKKRPMENSPPSPVFFKVKKTHEVSAPSQNGELAHQRSERKQHSHGQPSQQIHQSQPVFPQSQESQSQSTSSDAGGSESDGGSLPPSYLDEDPERMKHKPGRKQKTPKKFTGEQPSISGTFGLKGMTKVEEKLKAGRAKRPEGSGFSEEPQKRPTSSQSSKKDPATTSSGAVPDTQWQRAISERGEVVCPTCSIVTRKTIHGLKKHMEICQKLQDALKCQQCQKQFRSKAGLNYHTMAEHSTKPSRSEGQTGDEHEERERLRRVLKQMGRIKCPSEHCGKTYRSKAGRDYHVRTEHPPTITTMTATTNNYNKDNITDTNNNTGKERRGVPPLHQVVPEETPSGGKKQQSQSEKTDWQEKAPSACHPKEKQRDARQKDREKEKGRERDNERAVEDFERTPSGRVRRRSAQVAVFHLQEIAEDELAKDWGTKRRIKDDLVPDSKRLNYTRPGLPNFSPELLETWKNQVKEKGFICCTNENCEAVYSSVSGLKAHLANCSQGGGELGKYMCLICQKEFSSESGVKYHISKTHSQNWFRTAATEVVSSSKSKAPEDNGIKPEVRNCATTGKKRGRKPKERPSVIAPLETNTEAPAATQNSTLAVTPTLGPTQSPTLIPDPTDNANSGQNRQPVPSATRRSKPKRLSLSE comes from the exons GTCCAATGTGTGATGAGCCAGCAGAAGGGAAGAGGAAAGGTCGTCCCAAAGCAGAAGTGCAGGAACTCAGAAGCATCCCT GCCCATATGATAGTGCAATGGAAGGAAGAGTTTAAGCGCCGCTCCAGGGTTAAGTGTCCGTGTTCAGGCTGCTGGTTAGAGTTTCCCAGCATCTATGGCGTCAAGTACCACTATCAACGTTGCCAGGGG GCCACTGTAGCCGAGAAGCTGAGTCATGGCTGCCCCTACTGTGAGGCAGTGTTCGCCTCAAAGGTCCGCCTGCAGAAGCACAAGCTGTGGAACCACCCTGACAGGGTTACTATGGAGCCCAAGGATGAGCAGCATAAACTTCAAAAGGCTCCTGTCAAGTCTAACACCAAGAAAAG GCCCATGGAGAACAGCCCGCCCTCTCCTGTGTTCTTCAAAGTGAAAAAGACCCACGAGGTGTCCGCGCCCTCTCAGAACGGGGAGCTGGCCCaccagaggagtgagaggaaacAGCACAGCCACGGCCAGCCTTCACAGCAGATTCACCAGTCCCAGCCAGTCTTTCCTCAGTCCCAGGAGTCGCAGTCCCAGAGCACATCATCTGATGCAGGGGGCAGTGAGAGTGATGGGGGAAGTCTTCCCCCTTCTTACCTAGATGAGGACCCAGAGCGAATGAAGCACA agCCAGGACGGAAGCAGAAAACTCCCAAGAAATTCACTGGAGAGCAGCCTTCTATATCTGGAACATTTGGATTGAAAG GTATGACTAAGGTGGAGGAAAAGCTAAAAGCAGGTCGTGCAAAGAGACCAGAGGGGAGTGGGTTCAGTGAGGAGCCGCAGAAAAGACCCACTTCAAGTCAGTCCTCCAAGAAAGACCCGGCAACAACAAGCTCTG GTGCTGTTCCTGACACCCAGTGGCAGCGAGCAATCTCAGAGCGAGGTGAAGTGGTCTGTCCCACCTGCTCCATCGTCACCAGGAAAACAATCCACGGCCTCAAGAAACACATGGAGATTTGCCAGAAG ctccaggacGCCCTGAAGTGCCAACAGTGCCAGAAACAGTTCAGATCCAAGGCCGGCCTCAACTACCACACCATGGCTGAACACAGCACCAAG CCCTCAAGGAGCGAAGGCCAGACGGGCGACGAgcatgaggagagagaaaggctgCGCCGAGTTCTCAAACAGATGGGACGAATCAAGTGTCCTAGTGAG CACTGTGGAAAGACCTACCGCTCCAAGGCTGGCAGAGACTACCATGTGCGTACTGAACACCCCCCGACCATCACCACCATGACAGCCACCACTAACAACTACAACAAGGACAATATAACtgacaccaacaacaacaccgGCAAAGAGAGG AGGGGCGTCCCACCGCTCCACCAGGTGGTCCCTGAGGAGACTCCATCAGGAGGCAAGAAGCAGCAGAGCCAGTCTGAGAAGACGGACTGGCAGGAGAAGGCACCTTCCGCCTGCCACCCTAAGGAGAAGCAAAGGGACGCCAGGCAGAAGgacagggaaaaagaaaaggggagggAGCGGGACAATGAAAGAGCAGTGGAGGACTTTGAACGGACCCCCAGTGGCAGAGTGAGGCGCCGGTCTGCTCAGGTGGCAGTGTTCCACCTGCAGGAGATAGCAGAGGATGAGCTGGCCAAAGACTGGGGCACTAAGCGGCGCATCAAGGACGACCTGGTACCTGACAGCAAGAGG tTAAACTACACGCGGCCTGGTCTCCCCAATTTCAGCCCAGAGCTACTAGAGACCTGGAAGAACCAAGTCAAGGAGAAGGGCTTCATCTGCTGTACCAATGAA AACTGTGAAGCTGTGTATTCCAGTGTGTCGGGACTTAAAGCTCACCTTGCCAACTGCAGCCAG ggtgGAGGAGAACTGGGGAAGTACATGTGTCTGATCTGTCAGAAGGAGTTTAGTTCAGAGAGCGGTGTGAAGTACCACATCAGCAAGACACACTCACAG AACTGGTTTCGTACTGCAGCCACTGAAGTGGTCTCCAGTAGCAAGAGTAAAGCACCGGAGGATAACGGGATCAAACCTGAGGTGAGGAACTGTGCCACCACTGGTAAGAAGAGGGGCCGCAAGCCCAAAGAGCGCCCCTCTGTGATCGCACCTcttgaaacaaacactgaagcaCCTGCCGCCACTCAAAATTCAACCCTTGCCGTGACTCCTACCTTGGGCCCAACACAATCTCCGACCTTGATCCCCGACCCAACGGACAATGCTAATTCAGGCCAAAACAGACAGCCCGTCCCCTCGGCCACCAGGCGAAGCAAACCCAAGAGGCTGTCGTTATCAGAGTAG
- the znf512b gene encoding zinc finger protein 512B isoform X5, which translates to MESPSAARLGKLSSSGLPKGRTPKHGHPQEPVRTTPVPENNNRHSPMCDEPAEGKRKGRPKAEVQELRSIPATVAEKLSHGCPYCEAVFASKVRLQKHKLWNHPDRVTMEPKDEQHKLQKAPVKSNTKKRPMENSPPSPVFFKVKKTHEVSAPSQNGELAHQRSERKQHSHGQPSQQIHQSQPVFPQSQESQSQSTSSDAGGSESDGGSLPPSYLDEDPERMKHKPGRKQKTPKKFTGEQPSISGTFGLKGMTKVEEKLKAGRAKRPEGSGFSEEPQKRPTSSQSSKKDPATTSSGAVPDTQWQRAISERGEVVCPTCSIVTRKTIHGLKKHMEICQKLQDALKCQQCQKQFRSKAGLNYHTMAEHSTKPSRSEGQTGDEHEERERLRRVLKQMGRIKCPSEGCSAHFSSLMGYQYHQKRCGGELSDDEKPVFLCQHCGKTYRSKAGRDYHVRTEHPPTITTMTATTNNYNKDNITDTNNNTGKERRGVPPLHQVVPEETPSGGKKQQSQSEKTDWQEKAPSACHPKEKQRDARQKDREKEKGRERDNERAVEDFERTPSGRVRRRSAQVAVFHLQEIAEDELAKDWGTKRRIKDDLVPDSKRLNYTRPGLPNFSPELLETWKNQVKEKGFICCTNENCEAVYSSVSGLKAHLANCSQGGGELGKYMCLICQKEFSSESGVKYHISKTHSQNWFRTAATEVVSSSKSKAPEDNGIKPEVRNCATTGKKRGRKPKERPSVIAPLETNTEAPAATQNSTLAVTPTLGPTQSPTLIPDPTDNANSGQNRQPVPSATRRSKPKRLSLSE; encoded by the exons GTCCAATGTGTGATGAGCCAGCAGAAGGGAAGAGGAAAGGTCGTCCCAAAGCAGAAGTGCAGGAACTCAGAAGCATCCCT GCCACTGTAGCCGAGAAGCTGAGTCATGGCTGCCCCTACTGTGAGGCAGTGTTCGCCTCAAAGGTCCGCCTGCAGAAGCACAAGCTGTGGAACCACCCTGACAGGGTTACTATGGAGCCCAAGGATGAGCAGCATAAACTTCAAAAGGCTCCTGTCAAGTCTAACACCAAGAAAAG GCCCATGGAGAACAGCCCGCCCTCTCCTGTGTTCTTCAAAGTGAAAAAGACCCACGAGGTGTCCGCGCCCTCTCAGAACGGGGAGCTGGCCCaccagaggagtgagaggaaacAGCACAGCCACGGCCAGCCTTCACAGCAGATTCACCAGTCCCAGCCAGTCTTTCCTCAGTCCCAGGAGTCGCAGTCCCAGAGCACATCATCTGATGCAGGGGGCAGTGAGAGTGATGGGGGAAGTCTTCCCCCTTCTTACCTAGATGAGGACCCAGAGCGAATGAAGCACA agCCAGGACGGAAGCAGAAAACTCCCAAGAAATTCACTGGAGAGCAGCCTTCTATATCTGGAACATTTGGATTGAAAG GTATGACTAAGGTGGAGGAAAAGCTAAAAGCAGGTCGTGCAAAGAGACCAGAGGGGAGTGGGTTCAGTGAGGAGCCGCAGAAAAGACCCACTTCAAGTCAGTCCTCCAAGAAAGACCCGGCAACAACAAGCTCTG GTGCTGTTCCTGACACCCAGTGGCAGCGAGCAATCTCAGAGCGAGGTGAAGTGGTCTGTCCCACCTGCTCCATCGTCACCAGGAAAACAATCCACGGCCTCAAGAAACACATGGAGATTTGCCAGAAG ctccaggacGCCCTGAAGTGCCAACAGTGCCAGAAACAGTTCAGATCCAAGGCCGGCCTCAACTACCACACCATGGCTGAACACAGCACCAAG CCCTCAAGGAGCGAAGGCCAGACGGGCGACGAgcatgaggagagagaaaggctgCGCCGAGTTCTCAAACAGATGGGACGAATCAAGTGTCCTAGTGAG gGCTGCTCAGCCCACTTTTCCAGTCTGATGGGCTACCAGTACCACCAGAAGCGTTGTGGAGGAGAGTTGTCTGATGATGAGAagcctgtgtttctgtgccagCACTGTGGAAAGACCTACCGCTCCAAGGCTGGCAGAGACTACCATGTGCGTACTGAACACCCCCCGACCATCACCACCATGACAGCCACCACTAACAACTACAACAAGGACAATATAACtgacaccaacaacaacaccgGCAAAGAGAGG AGGGGCGTCCCACCGCTCCACCAGGTGGTCCCTGAGGAGACTCCATCAGGAGGCAAGAAGCAGCAGAGCCAGTCTGAGAAGACGGACTGGCAGGAGAAGGCACCTTCCGCCTGCCACCCTAAGGAGAAGCAAAGGGACGCCAGGCAGAAGgacagggaaaaagaaaaggggagggAGCGGGACAATGAAAGAGCAGTGGAGGACTTTGAACGGACCCCCAGTGGCAGAGTGAGGCGCCGGTCTGCTCAGGTGGCAGTGTTCCACCTGCAGGAGATAGCAGAGGATGAGCTGGCCAAAGACTGGGGCACTAAGCGGCGCATCAAGGACGACCTGGTACCTGACAGCAAGAGG tTAAACTACACGCGGCCTGGTCTCCCCAATTTCAGCCCAGAGCTACTAGAGACCTGGAAGAACCAAGTCAAGGAGAAGGGCTTCATCTGCTGTACCAATGAA AACTGTGAAGCTGTGTATTCCAGTGTGTCGGGACTTAAAGCTCACCTTGCCAACTGCAGCCAG ggtgGAGGAGAACTGGGGAAGTACATGTGTCTGATCTGTCAGAAGGAGTTTAGTTCAGAGAGCGGTGTGAAGTACCACATCAGCAAGACACACTCACAG AACTGGTTTCGTACTGCAGCCACTGAAGTGGTCTCCAGTAGCAAGAGTAAAGCACCGGAGGATAACGGGATCAAACCTGAGGTGAGGAACTGTGCCACCACTGGTAAGAAGAGGGGCCGCAAGCCCAAAGAGCGCCCCTCTGTGATCGCACCTcttgaaacaaacactgaagcaCCTGCCGCCACTCAAAATTCAACCCTTGCCGTGACTCCTACCTTGGGCCCAACACAATCTCCGACCTTGATCCCCGACCCAACGGACAATGCTAATTCAGGCCAAAACAGACAGCCCGTCCCCTCGGCCACCAGGCGAAGCAAACCCAAGAGGCTGTCGTTATCAGAGTAG